The proteins below come from a single Bacillota bacterium genomic window:
- a CDS encoding Nramp family divalent metal transporter: protein MERRLRLRDQLLAFLAVMGPGIITMNVDNDPGGITTYSVMGARYGYGMLWTLIPMTILLALVQEMSARMGLATGKGLGDLIRERFGLRVTVLVMTLLVLTNFGTILAEFAGVAASSQLLGIPAWLAVPLAGVFVWWLVVRGSYRSVERVMLALTVVYFAYPASAWLAHPDWGAVFRNLVRPSVQADPAYVNLLMTAVGTTIAPWMIFYQQALTVDKGLTWDDYPASRADTYIGAFMTNFLPGSLFMIVASAAVLFPAGIRIETAAEAARALEPLAGHYASLLFAVGLLNAATLSASVVPLSTAHVVAEAFGWESRVGRRFREAPAFLGLYTAFILLGALLVLWPGLNLIELMLVSQLVNGIFLPLVLIFMMILVNDRAVMGEHVNSGVQNLLVGIGAALLIGIDLLLLAQNLLPGLMGRA from the coding sequence TTGGAGCGCAGGCTGCGCCTCCGGGACCAGCTCCTCGCCTTCCTCGCGGTGATGGGTCCCGGCATCATCACCATGAACGTCGACAACGACCCGGGCGGCATCACCACCTATTCGGTGATGGGAGCCCGCTACGGGTACGGCATGCTCTGGACGCTCATCCCCATGACCATCCTGCTGGCGCTGGTCCAGGAGATGTCCGCGCGCATGGGTCTGGCCACGGGCAAAGGGCTGGGCGACCTGATCCGCGAGCGGTTCGGACTCCGCGTCACGGTCCTGGTGATGACCCTCCTGGTCCTGACCAACTTCGGCACCATCCTGGCGGAATTCGCCGGCGTGGCGGCGTCCAGCCAGCTTCTGGGCATCCCCGCCTGGCTGGCGGTGCCGCTGGCGGGCGTCTTCGTCTGGTGGCTGGTGGTGCGCGGGAGCTACCGCAGCGTGGAACGCGTGATGCTGGCCCTCACCGTGGTCTACTTCGCCTATCCGGCCTCCGCCTGGCTGGCCCACCCGGACTGGGGCGCCGTCTTCCGGAACCTGGTGCGCCCGTCGGTGCAGGCCGATCCGGCTTATGTCAACCTCTTGATGACCGCGGTGGGGACCACCATCGCGCCGTGGATGATCTTCTACCAGCAGGCGCTGACCGTCGACAAGGGGCTGACCTGGGACGACTACCCGGCCTCGCGCGCCGACACCTACATCGGCGCCTTCATGACCAACTTCCTTCCCGGCTCGCTCTTCATGATCGTGGCCAGCGCCGCCGTCCTCTTCCCGGCCGGCATCCGCATCGAGACGGCGGCCGAGGCCGCGCGGGCGCTGGAGCCCCTGGCCGGCCACTACGCCTCGCTCCTCTTCGCCGTCGGGCTGCTCAACGCGGCCACGCTGTCGGCCTCGGTGGTCCCGCTCTCCACCGCCCACGTGGTGGCCGAAGCGTTCGGGTGGGAGTCCCGTGTCGGGCGCCGCTTCCGCGAGGCGCCCGCCTTCCTCGGCCTCTACACCGCCTTCATCCTCCTGGGTGCGCTCCTCGTCCTCTGGCCCGGGCTCAACCTGATCGAGCTGATGCTGGTCTCCCAGCTGGTCAACGGGATCTTCCTGCCGCTGGTCCTGATCTTCATGATGATCCTGGTCAACGACCGCGCCGTCATGGGCGAGCACGTCAACTCCGGCGTCCAGAACCTGCTGGTGGGCATCGGGGCGGCGCTGCTGATCGGCATCGATCTGCTGCTCCTGGCGCAGAACCTCCTCCCCGGCCTGATGGGACGGGCCTGA